The Culex quinquefasciatus strain JHB chromosome 2, VPISU_Cqui_1.0_pri_paternal, whole genome shotgun sequence genome contains the following window.
CCACGTGCTTTtcaatgttgttgtttacacttgagaccaaataaaaaaaaacaaaaattaaaaacaattttttttgggaaagttCAGAAAACTGCTCAATTTGTATGTTTCTCACTTATATTTATTAGAAGTGTCCGaagcaaaaaaagaaagaagaatATAGGATAATCGTTGAGAAACTGATATTTCTatgtattttgaatgtttttatttttaaaacagaaCAAATCAGTTTGTTTATTTAGTTACTGAACCAGAAATCCTCGCACCTTTCCAATATTAGCTCCCACTTCGATGATATTTTTTGCCAGCATCGTCGTCAGCAGCTCCAATCGGACGTTGAGATCCGTCGTTAACCCCTTGATCGCGACATCCCACAGAGCGATCTGCAGCTGAGTCACGGAAATTGCCATCGCTGAACAGGCGGCTTGCAGATCTTTCAGGGAGCTCCCAAAGCGCTCTGGATTTGTTTGAGTCAGATTATTGGTTGTAGAAACAGCGAAATTCAGCGAGTCCAGAATGACCGATGTGCTTTCGTTAATCATGCTGACTTCTTTAGTGACTTTGGTCAGTTGCAAAGCTTGAATGACCTTTTGAAGATTTTCACATACTTTCAGTGCACCTGACAGAGTTGTTAGGACTCTGTCAATTGAAATTTGAGGTTGTTGAGTAGATCCAAACTATAATTTGagttaaaattattgttttgttcAATTTGAAGATTTACACTACCTCCAAGACAGCAAATATTGTGAGTAATAATACCAGCAACTTCATTTTGGAGACACTCCGAAAAAACTGATGAGAAGCTGGCTTAATTTACGTTCAAAAATACTACACTAACAAGAATACGACAGTTTGATCAGGTGTttgccaaatttattgctcaagACTTTGTAATCATTACTTCAAAGTATTGTTTAATCAGTTTATAGCTGACGTCAATGGTTTCCTTAACACTTGTTAGTTTGGATCGAGCTCGAACGTCAAATTTCCCCCCAGCGGAAATCACTGGCAGAGCTCGTTCCAGTTCTAGAACCAACCTCGTGCTCGTGTTATGAACAATCCGGATCGCCGACGTAATCGTCCGATACTGCTGGAACTGGGAGTGCTGGAGCAGTGTCTGCGTTAAATTGGCCACAgtgttcaacatttcaatggttTCATTCACGGTGCGTGCCACCAACCAGGAGGACTTAAACTGACCGTCCCGCAAGCCACCCTGGAACTGTCCCTGCAGTCGAACCAGGGCCAACAGTGCGTCACCAATCTCGTCCTCGAGCTGACCAATCTGAGTACCGGAACCGTCCTTCAGCGGTACGATGGTGCCGAAGGTGAGCTGGAAGTGAGCGAGTTTTTGGTAGATGGTTCAAAATACAATCGAATAATTGTGGGATTTTCATACCTTGGTTAGTGCAAGGAGAGCTAGCGAAACGATCGCGATCTTGTTCATTTTGAATTGATACTGAACTTGAAATATTGAATTGGCTGTTTGCACGCAATTTATTGAATTGCAAAGAGTGTTGAAGATGTTTTTGCACTTATACACTGAAATCTCAAATAAATCGATATGAATCATTTAAATTTCTGTCAGCTTTCAGAACTGGTATGGGAATGACTTTGTTTGACCAGCTGATTCTCTACAGTATTTTGCAGGCAAACGaaaggttttaaaatatttttatcatttaaatagGAAGGAActgaaatgttaataaaaaatgttttttttttcaatgttcatttttcaacaaatcttATATTGTTGCTTGGATAGGAATTTTTATCTGTGGAAAAATTCGACTCTAATCAGGGTAAAGGTAATGCTAGCTAAAACATTAAATgcgttttgttcaaattttcaattttcattttagcATGAACAAGCAAACTATTTGATCTAGTCAAACCATGCGACGTCGTCGATGCgactgtacacagaaaaaaaaatcatggtaatattacatctgggaaggagtacatcttttatgtcagaaaaaaggtgtaattttacttctggaaatgtgtgattttaccacttttctggtgtaatgtcactttttcagtctaaattgaggtaaaattacatcataaaagaggtaatattcaaccttccaaaattaaagcttccaaatttacattatttttttctgtgtagttgaaAATAACTGCAAATGAACTGAACTGTTGATCTGTCGGTGTCTCGCGCAGAGTTGAAACCAGAAATCGAAATAAATATATGTATCAACCAACATACACTTTATCGAGCCAACTCCATTTGGCATACAATAAACCATTATCTGACTAAGCCaccctttttttttgcttgaagcCGAGACCTAGCCGACCGCATGACCGTTGCTTGTCAGCAAATGTAAATTAATTGCAACCTTAAACCGATCCAAGATCTGCGAAAAACTGCTCACCGCTATAGCGAATTCAATTTGCATTGAACAATGGTCGAGGGGGTAGGGTGGTTCCCCGATGTGCATCGTGTACTTGAAGAAACATTTCCAACGAACCACTCCAGCATCCCAGGACCGCGGGATAAATCTCTCATTGTTCCGGCCGTACAAGAGGGGAGCTGGCTTATCTACTGCACATCATACACTCTTGTCTTGAGCGGAGACAAAAGTGCAGTGGCGTACACAGGTAATCACTAAATTGTACGTATTTATTAGGGCTGAAGCCTTTGAGATCGGCGGCGTGCTAAGCCGACAACGGCGGCGACGAGTGCCCTTCAACTCACTTGAGCTACTTGCTGAGCGTCGTGTAGCAGAGGGGGATTACGGAAGCTGCGCGATGTGGCGTCTGTCAGTCGACTTTTGTCTGTGCCGACAATGGTGGAATAAGTTAGGGAAAAAAAAGATTGCGAATTACTAACTTAGGTAAGAAGGAATTAGGATACTGAATgaaatttaattcttttaattttttaacataagcaGTTTCCAACTTTTTGGCTCAGTTCCTAGATATTCTAGGAGTTTAATCTCATCTAGAATGCGATTTTACATAAaggattttaagttttttttattttttcatctttACTGAGACTTCTTCAACGATTTTGATGTTTAATAATATTACAAAACAGAAGGAATACAAATTTATCGTGTTTCAGAGACAGATGCAtccgatttttttcagaataaaatttttgagtaatgctatgcaattttttctcaaatatatttttcttttgggGTATTTTCTTACCTTTCCGGAtagattatttttcaatgtgacaaattttcattttagcgattttcaaaaatagctgaaaaattttcatttttgaaaattttaaacattaccttaaaaatttaaattatcaatATTTCGAAAAAGCGTTACTCAAAACGATAACCATTTGAACCAAATCTGGATTCATATAAAATTCTACAGAATAAATTACCCAACAAAAACACACTTTTGACACACTTTGGAAATATTAGCAATTGTTTAGAATTTCACAAATCGaccgttaatttttttatttgtagaaaACTTTCCTAGTGTCTATTTTGCTTCATTAGTTGCTTCAGACAAGTCTTCATAAAATTTGGGGACTGCctataaaaaaatctatgaaaacatttgaaaaactgAATCTTAAGAAGAGATTGtgtgatcgatttgatgtcttcggcaaagttgtaagttatgattcattaaaaatagttgcattcaaataaaattttctcattttttaaaacaacttttcatCACAAAAACTCGATTTCTTAAAACTTTACCCAAATCGATGTTTTAAGACAAAAGGTGACATCTTTTGAGCAACAACGTATGACAGTCGTTTTGTACTTTACcaagttaagatttttttttaaactgtgttttggaaaatatcgaaaatgcacacaaaaaataataaaatattttaggatgtaaaatttaattttaaactgaaaaatacttttgtaaaattttatgtatagcCATTTATAGGTTCAATTACTCAACAAATTGTCTGCtttcatttaaacaaaaatgtccTTTCTTgtccatctttaaaaaaaatcgaagagttgagaaaattctctacaatttGCTTTTTTGGGCATTATTTATCcaacctttggttgctgagatataaccTTGCAAAGAATAGAAATTACCAATACACTCAGCCggtggtcactttttcgtttgacactttttaagtttgtaccccgttggttaggCAAAGGTTGGTCAAGCacacgtttgatagtgtgtgtgaactccgtgtaaaagaggtgtcaaattaaaaagtggcaccgttcgtttgacaacagtttgtgtcaaacgattggggtttgagtgtaataacTTTTTATGCTCTATTTAAATGACCCTCAATTTTTAATcgatgatatcttggaaaccAATGATcacattttcaatgttaagcagttaaacttttgtgaaattttctcaactccTTGAAAAAATCCCGACGTCTTGCCAATGGGCTTAAACCATACATTGGATCACGctgatttattcatttttaatcaaacataGGAtttaaaatgtgttattttttaatttttttgggtcTGCTGATCGGAAaatgataagaaaaaaaatttcataaaagataaggaaaaaaaactattttccttGATCCATTAATTTGTGACAGGAGCTTAActgttagaaaatttaaaacttttttggaataCTTTTTTGAGGATTAGTtttatttcatgtaatttttataaaatttcttgtTATGTTGatattagaatattttttgacaACCAAAACGGGTTCACAAACATTGAAAAGGATTTTACAGGTAAGTCTTTTCTCAACAAATCTCTCACGACAAATTATATTTAAGATCGATTCACCTATTaagccaaaaattaaaaaatgcatgtaGCATTAAATATTATtgcttgttttaaatatttttccaaagatAAATTGTATATATCTGATAAAATATAGAGGTCTCACAcaagaaatattataaaaataaatttggaaataaaacatagataattttaaaatacttcagaaatatattgaacgaaaaaatctaaaggaggtattagactgtggctaacaaactcgcactttctgaaagtttgacagtttacctgttttgtttgtttgtctgcatttgtttgtaaaataccATCCTGCATACATTCTGCTTTATTTGCGAGTTTGCCACAAACAAGTGGCTAACTCTAAAACACGAAAAAGTTAGATTGTGTGTTTGTCacttttttaataaacaaaacaatattaaaataactgcttgaaaaataacaaattgacCTTTTAATCTTTTATCCACTAAAATGGAAAAGTTcactaaaaaaattcaactccaaaaatttatttgaacGAGATGATTTTCACATCAACTGTCGGCAAACTaaataggggagtgtggggagacttgatccccggggacacttgatcccaagcctgaatctcatcagcatgtgggtaaaacaattagctttgttctagagagttgtgcaaaattaactaaaactcattgtagaaaacaaagaaaaaaattgaaaaaatgttaagattgagttacacacatttttctaaaacgagctgccaaaaacttccaagagatcttttttctttgttttagtATGTATAGAaagcactcaaaaattattcaaaaaaatattttttatacatgaattgtttgataaacttatcaactccaaaacccttacgcatttgatgttaaatttatcgtcatactatttttacaatcaattgtttaaaaaagtgcgtttagggagacttgatccctgcatttttacagtcactggaatcagcctcaagattaattaattgggctgggttttcatacatagttttcatacatcctttagtatagttgtatataactaactgcagtttgaaccttttttcaaaagttttgtaaacaaaaatttccagcttttgtaaacatgtttatttttggtctaaaaaataatattttaagttttcaaatattttacatactaaacttgttatattttgaacacaaacgtacaggttttatgttaaattgctgtaacttatagaaaattaaaagtttggatgaataagaaacattttgcttaagatttcttcaaaatgttgaaagggggatcaagttacccctaacatttttaaaatgccgctttaaaatattttttaaaacgcttggcatgattcgaagagctaatctgatgaaatacccttataagccaaacatagatgaatgtttaagctttcaattcatgcataaagtttatagttttgtgataaattgacaaagttatgtgcgatacaaaaaaaggggatcaagtctccccactctcccctacaaatAAGCACCAGACACCACTTCCCAAAAATCACCCACCTTGCCGTAGCTGTTCAGCGGTCCGTTGACCCAGCGATCCGCCTCGAGCCGGCCCGTCAGCAGGGCACCGGTGTTGGGATCGACGTGCTGCCACTCGCGGACCTCCCGCTGGAACGGACCacgcgacgtcgtcgtcgtcgcggccACTTCCATTGCGCTGACACTGTCTTCGACGAGAGCTCGGTTTGGGTCCAGGTGAGTGTCTACGATTGACACTCTCCTGTTTTTGAGGGAAACCTGATTTGCCCCTGCTGCTGCCTGGCGTCCTCAACTGGTTTTTCGGGACGTCCACTGCTCCGTTAGGTATCGCTCAAATGTCTATCTGGTCTGGTGAGCTCTTGCCGATCTAAACAAGAGAAAGAGATGGAAACGCGATGATTAGGTTTGGAAAGTTGATCTTATCTTGGAAATGAGCTGGACGGATTAGTAAAGGCAAATCTTTTCTGAATTTAGAAAAGTATTGGCATTGAGTTTGTAGTTTATGAATTAGTAGTTTATATGATGTACGTTgcatttattattattaattacaattccaaaaaaataaaatgccttACAAacctctcgtttttttttcaaaataactagaGTGTTGATTTAGAGCAGTAAACGTGATCATTTATGATACGTCCATGATACAGCATAGTGGATCTGGGAGAAATTTTAGGCCAGAGACTCAAGATGATTGATGATTTTTGGGATTAGTTTTGGGGATCGTGGTGACCTATTTCTGGAGCCAAAAGAGTATAAAGGGAACTGCCAGCTGGCGATTCCTGTTAGTCGTCTCAAGTTTCAGTGATATTCGGTACTTTAGGGATTTTCGCTAGACAGACGGACGGAAATATGAAGTGGATTTTGCCAGCTGTGGCGCTAGCTTTGAGTGCCATTAGCGGAGTACAGTGTAGTTTTGGACTAGATATAAATCTTCCAATATCGACGCAGTCTATCACGCAAGCAATTGGATCCGGCATTACATCGGTTGTGAAAGCGAACGGAACGTTGAAGGCTTCCGCGGAAGTGGACACCAGTGGAACTGTACAGAACTTAATCTACATCGCAAATAATGTGACTTCTCCGATGAATCAACTCCTTGGTGGGGTATTATCTGTAACTACTGCGAGGAGTGGGGACGTTTCGATGTTGTTTGATAAAGTTTCTATGCTGTTTTCAAGTACATCATCGGCAATCGACAAGGCTTCAGCCGTAGTGAGCAACCTGGAAGGACTCACCAAGGCAACCTTAATCCAAGGACTTGGGGATAACCTAACATCGCTATCAAAGAGTCTGACAAATCTCTCCAGTGGTTGGCAAAACCTCACGGAGGCTGCCAAAGATGCAGCCAGTTCACCGACTCCGCTGACCTTGGTGAACATCGGAACCTACATCAACGCTAGCATCTTAGCTAATGTCACAACTCCACTTAAAGCGGCACACAGCTCTATAGATACTATAGCAACATTCATTACCACCATCGGAACAGAAAGAACGCAAGCTTTAAATCACGAAGCTAGGGTGAATACAAGTATCAACGACAGTCTTCGGAACATTGCAAACGCCGAAATGAACTTCAACCGCACCATCGCGGATGTCTTCCAACGAATTGGCGTTGCCCAAATCAACACTTTCAAAAACATCAACCAAACTTATGCGCCCATTCTCGCAAAGGTAGATCAGTACAACGGCGGAAATGTTACCAACATGACTCAATTCCTCGCAGATCTGGCAGCTGCAAACGTCAGCCTCACCCAGTTCATCGAACTCAGCTCCAACTACAGTACGGAACAGATCTATACCGTACTGCGCGACCAAATTACGGTCCTGTCCGACACTCTGCTCAACATAACGGCCAACATAACCAACCTGGGCATCACCAACACCAGCCAGTTCGCAACGCAGTGCACCCAGCGGTACGTGCAGCAAATTCAGCAGCTTCGCATCCGAAATCTGGAAAACTGCATCTCGTCCGAGCTGAACAGCTTCCGGCCTACACTAACGTTCGTCAACTTCCAACTGGACCTGATCAAAAACGCCGCTAACGCTCCCTTTACCCAAATCACGCGAACTTGCCAACGCGGCAATGGTCAATGTGCAAGCGCGGTAAGTAATCTCTAAAGATGGACGACTCACGTAACCTACTAACCGGCTATTCATACTTTTTTAGCTCTTTGCCGCATTCCCGGATCACTCGACCAGGATCCAAAACAAGATTTCCGTTGTCGCGGGTGGTGTCAGCAACGACGAGCACATCGTTACTGGGCGAATCCGTGACTGTATCATCGGTGCCACCACCGACCTGATTGATTCGGCGCAGTCTATTCAGGACAAGTTCAACGGTTGTCTGGTAACGGGAGCGTAACAAAAAAGGAACTCGACAGGATCCACGCTTCAAATAAACTAATCATGAATGAAGGGAAcaagtgtttcttttttttcatgttaccACGTTGGCAACACGCCAACGAATGTATAGctgactcttttttttttttgtttccaaaaCATTGCACGTAGTTTCCAGAATCAGCGGTTGGTTTCGCTCCAGAAGCAACCAACCTTGGGGCTCGATATCTCGCCGAGTTTAGAAGAATGCAGCTCAGTGCAAAATCTGCAGAACCCCTCGACTTGCAGCCGAGAAACTCCTCTTATCGACAGCACGTGAGCGATGCAGCCCTTTTTGGGTCGCAGAATTTTTGGTGATAATTCGGACCGGTAGTACACgactttttgtgcttttcgaCAACAACACGATGTTGCGTACACTGTTTATATCCGCGTATCAACACACCTCTTAAAAATGGCTTAGCAGTATAAAACGTGTCGGTACTTGTAACCCTCGTTTTAGTTCGGTTCTGTAACGGTTTTGGACTCGTTTTCGCCATGGCTCGGTTACTATGTGGAGTACTAATTGTTCTAACTGTAAACAGTTGTCGCGCTGATTTTGGACTGAATTTGACGGTGCCAAATTTGATTGGGAGTATTCAGAGTTCAATAGGAGCAGGGATCACTCCACTGTTGAGAGCAAATAGTACGATCGCCGTACAAGTGAGCAATGACCGGAGTGGAGCGTTAGCTGCTGTAGTGTCCGTTACGAATGCCATAAATGCTGGCATTCCGGCTGTGTTCACCAATACGCTCGACGCCGCTAAGAATAGCGGAAACAGCCCACTCTTGGTGTTTTCCGACCTTTTTGGTACAAACAACAATGCTCGGATCAAACTACTCGATGCCATCGCTGCTGCTGAACTGTTCAAGAATACAGTGAGCCCACGAACTTATCAAGCAATCGTCGGCAACGTGACCGTGTTACAACAACAACTGTCCGTGCTGACGTCGACCTTTATCCAGGTCGGATCAGCCGTTGATCGAGTTCTGTTCTCAAAAGAGCAGGTCGACGGCGCAAACATCGGCAACTACATTACACCGGCCATGGTCAACAGGCTATCTTCTTCGTTGGCGCTAAAATCTGCCAGCATCTCCAACTTGGGAAGCCTGTTTTCAACCGTCATTCGAGTAAAGACCACCAACGTGCGGTACGTCTCCAATTTCAACAACGCTGCCAACACCGCCCTCCGTGTGGTGTCAACCCAACTGGACGCCTTCACTCGCTCACTCCAAGAAGTTGCTGCCCTTTTCGTAGGTTTAGTCATCGCATGGGCAAACGACATCCACCTGGCGTACAACCCGGTAACGGCAGATCCGAGCTATCAAAACGAAACCTTCACAGAAAGTCTGCTCATGTTCCTCAACGAGATCCGACACCTAAATATCAGCATGGCTCGCAACCTAACCCGTACCATGCAGAACCTGGACGGTAACATCACAAACTTCCTCGCCAATCAGGCCCAAACTACGGCCGATACCGTGTACCAGGTAGTCCTGGACGTCACCAAGCAGTCAGCCACTACGGTCAGTGACCTGGCGGAAAACTGCTCCCAGAAGTACATCTACCAGCTGCTACAGCCGGCGCTCCAGGTCAACCGGCTATCGGGCTGCCTATTCATTCAGAGTTCAAAGTTCGTCAGCTTGGACCACTTGCTGAAGCCGGTGCTGGGCCGCATCCAGAGCGATGCCACCGGAATACGGGCAACCTGCAGCAGTAACAGCATGGCGTGCAGTGCAAAGGTGAGTCACGTGTTTTCGACTTTATTTTCGATTATGCTTTGATGGTCAGTGGCTGGAAGAATCAAACTGTAAACAACAGTTAGAATCAGGTTTTAGGGTTTATCGTATTTCTGCTGTCCCTTTACCCCTTCTCAAAATAGATTATGCATTCTGATGGACAGGCACagcgggaaaatggttttttttaaatatagtcgttttaaaacatttttttttaaattgaaatgattcaggtggcaaatttgaaaaaaaagaaaggccAAAATTGCTTTTATGTACAGTTGACCAACTTTAAGTTGGTTTTTCTGCCACGTTTCTACCCAGTTTCACCAAGATATTGCATGATTATAGTTATCTACAGAcgatttatttttgataaattggcTACCCAAGTATGTTAGCTGCTATCCCATGTCATCACTTTGAGATTGCATCGCTTTACAGCAAGCATTGGATTTGATGAAGAAAgtacaatataggtatcaaccTGTTTTTGACATTGGATATGGATACTGTCATTTCAACATAATTGGATATAAACTTGACATCCCGATTATGTACATTACACTTGagcttcaaaaaaataagattcgattttttttctttgtcatactgggcatgtgtaacataaccaccaaagaaaaaatattacacAATACGGATTCACGTGCTTTGTTTTTGAtgcctttttatttttgaagatattttgaaaaaaagggtatGATAGCAGAACTGTGAGAAAAATTcatgaattgggtactaaagccatatgtcaatttttatgtacaacggtaaaaaacacgattaaaaccatttctaatcacttttctttcattttaatgtaaaaaaaaaaattgccaagacaacattttttcgatggatcaactatggtccccttggaacgagctgtcaagtaggagcttttctgtcaagaaggaccgcgaggttaatttttcaaaattgatttaaaaattcattttaaactctttgtggtcgtacaaaaggtcattgtactcagaaaaataagctttatcgctgtaaataataatatcagcaatctaagcttcacagctaaaaaagtagtaatccagctgcgtgtaaaaggcctgggtgtaaaataaatattgcattattttatgcaattttatgtgattttacaccctgaaatatgtagcccatcagtatgggaaacctacttgaccgaaatgtcaagctcatatatgcgtttatccttacagcatttcatcggtctgatggccgagtgggctaaagcgccagtccttactgttggtgctgggtttgaatcctgtcggttgcaactttgttttgtgtttgcaaaaattgtacatgcagtgtgtaatattaagtgtttattttgacgaaggtgatgtgcatgcttttgcatgcgattttaccatcggattttttactgtgttcattttaggacccaattgttaaACAAGTCTAttgtatttttatcgtaaaaccGCATAGATTCCACTGTGCACCAAAACCCAGGAACCGTTTTAAAACCGACAGATTAGATATTATGTTCCATCAAGAGCCAGTTCGACCCCACCACTATCTCCGAAAGAAAGAAGACGCGCCCTTTGCATTCTAGGGAAGGGCCATCCAGAACGATGCTATAAAAGATGCACGCATCCTCTCGATCCGGATTCAGTGTCGGATTCAAATTTGTTCAGAGATGTGGAGTGCGTTGCTGCTATCGTTGGGACTTTTTGCCAGTGGTTCCCGTGCTGATTTGGGCCTAGGTTTTGCCATTCCCAATTTGGTTGCCAACGTGCAGGCTGCAATTGGACAGGGCATAGCGCCGGTGACCAATGCTAACGCTACGATCCGGGTCGATGTTGGTGCCGATGTCAGTGGAGCGTTGGAGGCAGTGGTGACCGTTTCAAACGCGATAAACAGCAGCATTGGTTCAGTGTTCCAGGCTACGCAAAAGGCAGCTTCCGAAGCGAGTGTTCTGCCGACGGTCGTGTTCGGGAACCTGTACGGAACGGTGATCGCTGCCAAGTTGGAACTGGAACAAGCGTACGGCGTTGTGCAACAGTTTCAATCGACCGTTAGTGACCGGGTGTACGATGCTATCGTGCACAACCTCACTAAGCTGCACGATGATCTGAACGTGTTGACCGTGAACTACATTGCGTTGGGAACGGCTGTCAACGTGGTGGTAGCGACCACCATCTTGCCCATCACCAGTTTGAACGTTGCCAACATCGTAACGCCGGCGCTGGTCGCAGATTTGACCACGACGCTCAAAAGCCTCTCCACAAGCGTCGCAAATCTGGGAAGTCTGTTCGCCGAGGTCGTGAAACAGAAAACCGCTGCGGTAACCTTCGTGTCCAGCACCAACTCAACGGCTAATGCTGCCCTTACTACGCTCGTCAAACAGTTGACCAACTTTACGAGCACAGTGGTGACCGCAGGTGACAAGTTGCGCCAGGTTGCGAGCACGCTGTCCAGCAACGTTGCTGCTGTGCACGTGCCTATCACGGGAGCATCGGTGA
Protein-coding sequences here:
- the LOC119767927 gene encoding uncharacterized protein LOC119767927, with product MNKIAIVSLALLALTKLTFGTIVPLKDGSGTQIGQLEDEIGDALLALVRLQGQFQGGLRDGQFKSSWLVARTVNETIEMLNTVANLTQTLLQHSQFQQYRTITSAIRIVHNTSTRLVLELERALPVISAGGKFDVRARSKLTSVKETIDVSYKLIKQYFEVMITKS
- the LOC119767928 gene encoding uncharacterized protein LOC119767928, with product MKLLVLLLTIFAVLEFGSTQQPQISIDRVLTTLSGALKVCENLQKVIQALQLTKVTKEVSMINESTSVILDSLNFAVSTTNNLTQTNPERFGSSLKDLQAACSAMAISVTQLQIALWDVAIKGLTTDLNVRLELLTTMLAKNIIEVGANIGKVRGFLVQ
- the LOC6036478 gene encoding uncharacterized protein LOC6036478 gives rise to the protein MKWILPAVALALSAISGVQCSFGLDINLPISTQSITQAIGSGITSVVKANGTLKASAEVDTSGTVQNLIYIANNVTSPMNQLLGGVLSVTTARSGDVSMLFDKVSMLFSSTSSAIDKASAVVSNLEGLTKATLIQGLGDNLTSLSKSLTNLSSGWQNLTEAAKDAASSPTPLTLVNIGTYINASILANVTTPLKAAHSSIDTIATFITTIGTERTQALNHEARVNTSINDSLRNIANAEMNFNRTIADVFQRIGVAQINTFKNINQTYAPILAKVDQYNGGNVTNMTQFLADLAAANVSLTQFIELSSNYSTEQIYTVLRDQITVLSDTLLNITANITNLGITNTSQFATQCTQRYVQQIQQLRIRNLENCISSELNSFRPTLTFVNFQLDLIKNAANAPFTQITRTCQRGNGQCASALFAAFPDHSTRIQNKISVVAGGVSNDEHIVTGRIRDCIIGATTDLIDSAQSIQDKFNGCLVTGA